In one Parageobacillus genomosp. 1 genomic region, the following are encoded:
- a CDS encoding helix-turn-helix domain-containing protein, which produces MEQLKNIGKKIRFYRQQKGWSQEQLADKLGKNKSYISRVENGKERPNLEFLVSVADALGINVKDLFDDEYVVPAPKELQDIGMEWIVLNKELKEQGFTPEKIRQLVKIAKMFTKLNGE; this is translated from the coding sequence TTGGAACAATTAAAAAACATTGGTAAAAAGATACGATTCTACCGTCAGCAAAAGGGATGGTCACAGGAACAGTTGGCAGATAAATTAGGAAAAAACAAAAGCTATATATCAAGGGTAGAAAATGGTAAAGAACGGCCAAACCTTGAATTTTTGGTCAGCGTAGCCGATGCACTTGGAATTAATGTCAAAGACCTATTTGATGATGAATATGTCGTTCCGGCTCCAAAGGAATTACAGGACATTGGAATGGAGTGGATCGTCCTAAATAAAGAATTGAAAGAACAAGGATTCACGCCGGAAAAAATCCGGCAGTTAGTCAAAATTGCCAAGATGTTTACTAAACTAAATGGCGAATAA